Below is a genomic region from Gammaproteobacteria bacterium.
CGTTGCGAGTCTTCATCTTTTTCCATATCCAAATAACTGGTCGCCAGACGTAGTGACAAAGTCTTTTCCGGTATACCGAATGCATCCGTTGAAAGTGTGGCTAGATCGTGCTGATCGAGTAAATACCTGGCAAGTTGCGCTGATGATTCAACGCCTATTTCTCGCAACGGATCTGCCCAAGCATCAAAATTTGCCGTGAGATAAAAAGCGCCAAGTGGTTTGGTGCAACTAATACCCAATTCGGTTAGCTTTTGATACAGGAACTTTGTGCGTATTCCGTGAATTCGACTACAGGTTTTTATATAAGCTTCAATTTCCGGATCATGACTATACGCTTGCAAGGCCGCATATTGAATAGGCGCAGCAACGGAAGACCATATTTCACTGGCGATAACTTTGACGGCCTGCATCAACAATTTTCCACTCTCTGAGTCCGGCAATAATGCCACCCCGACCCGCCAGCCGCCTATGGATAAATGCTTGCTTAAACCACCTAGAATAAATGTTCCTTGCGGGTAATATTTGGCCAGTGAGTTGTGTTTGATGTCCCCATGCTCAACCAGAAAATATATTTCATCGCTGATCACCAGAATCTTGTGCTCTCGACAAAATTCAGCCAATTCCCTGAGGCTCGACTCTGACCACATGTGTCCGGTCGGATTATTCGGGCTATTTAGAATCAGCAGTTTATTCGGGTTTGAAGATTGTTCAAGCGTAACGGCGAATGCCTTGAGGTCAAAACTGTAGCCATCATCAACCCGTGATGGCACATAAAAAATACGACTCCCGAGTAATTCAGCTTGTGGCGCATAACTCACCCAGGATGGCGAAGGCAAAAACAGGT
It encodes:
- a CDS encoding pyridoxal phosphate-dependent aminotransferase, which translates into the protein LFLPSPSWVSYAPQAELLGSRIFYVPSRVDDGYSFDLKAFAVTLEQSSNPNKLLILNSPNNPTGHMWSESSLRELAEFCREHKILVISDEIYFLVEHGDIKHNSLAKYYPQGTFILGGLSKHLSIGGWRVGVALLPDSESGKLLMQAVKVIASEIWSSVAAPIQYAALQAYSHDPEIEAYIKTCSRIHGIRTKFLYQKLTELGISCTKPLGAFYLTANFDAWADPLREIGVESSAQLARYLLDQHDLATLSTDAFGIPEKTLSLRLATSYLDMEKDEDSQRLTSLLASGMSEQEFMSEANHPNTHAAIGEFEKFVERCNDAYTSAARAL